Sequence from the Kribbella aluminosa genome:
GCGGCAGATCGCGACCGCCTCGCTCCCGTCGGACGCCTCCGCGACCACGGCGAGATCCGGCTCGCCGTCGAGGATCAGCCGCACGCCACGCCGTACCAGCGCGTGATCGTCGGCCAGCAGGATCTTCGTCGTCATGCGCGGCTCCCAACGGTCAGGCTGACCTGCGTACCGCCGTCCGGCCCGTCGCCGACCTCCAGCGTCGCGCCGATCAGCAACGCCCGCTCCCGCATCCCGCGGATCCCGGCGCCCTCGTGCGCCGGCCCGGTGCCGCGCCCGTCGTCCTCGATCCGCAGTACGACCGCCGAGTCCTCCCGCAGCAGCGACAGCTCGATCCGCGACGCACCCGCGTGCCGGGCCACGTTCGTCAGGCTCTCCTGCGCCACCCGGTACAGCACCAGCTCCGTCTGCTCGTCCAGCTCCAGCCCGCTGTCGAACCGCCGGTGGATGTCCAGCCCGGTGTGGTCCGACACCTCGGTGGCGAGCGCGGTCAGCGCACTGGTCAGCCCGAGATCCTCCAGTACGCCGGGCCGCAGCCGGTGCGCGAGTCGCCGTACCTCGTCCAGACTCGCCCGGGTCGTCTCCTGCGCCTGCACCAGCTCGTTCCGCAGTCCCGGATCCGGCGAGCGATCGGCCGCCCGCTTCAGATCCATCAGTACGGCGGTCAGCGTCTGCCCGACCTCGTCGTGCAGCTCGCGCGCGATCCGCCGGCGCTCGGACTCCTGCGCCGACAACGCCCGCGCCGCACTGGTCGCCCGCTCCTCCTCCAGCCGGTCGAGCATCGCGTTGAACGCCCGCAGTACATCCGGTACGCCGCCGTGCCCCTGCACGGGAAGCCGCTGCCCGGGCCGCAGTACGTCGACCGTGGACATCCGCCGGTTCAGCCGGGCCAGC
This genomic interval carries:
- a CDS encoding HAMP domain-containing sensor histidine kinase, yielding MALFWRIFALNAVVLGAATALLLWAPVTVSVPVLFTEASVLIGGLAVMLVANAVLLRVGLAPLARLNRRMSTVDVLRPGQRLPVQGHGGVPDVLRAFNAMLDRLEEERATSAARALSAQESERRRIARELHDEVGQTLTAVLMDLKRAADRSPDPGLRNELVQAQETTRASLDEVRRLAHRLRPGVLEDLGLTSALTALATEVSDHTGLDIHRRFDSGLELDEQTELVLYRVAQESLTNVARHAGASRIELSLLREDSAVVLRIEDDGRGTGPAHEGAGIRGMRERALLIGATLEVGDGPDGGTQVSLTVGSRA